The Priestia filamentosa sequence TTGTACCAGGATTTCTTAAAATGGGCTCATCACTATAAGATTTGAACGTTTTTCCTTTATCTTTACTGTACCATAGGAATTGTTCTTGCTGACCACTCGCAGAGGGTTGGGTCACAATGGCAATAACGCTATTCTCACCGAACCCTGCCGTATTCTGAGCATCTACTACAACTGAACCTGACCATGGATCGCCGTTTTTATTTGTATACTTAGGTATTGCTACCCCTTCGTCTTTCCAATGAACAAGATCAGTAGACGTTGCATGACGCCATTCTGTTCCATTTCCATTAGGATAATCTCCATTATAAAGATAGTAATAGTGATATTTTCCATCTAGATAGATTGGCTTCTGAGGATCATTCTTCCATTTATCAGGGCTTGTGAAATGATAGTTAGCACGATACGTTTTTTTATCTGTCACTTTATGTTCATCCTCTTTCTTAGGTTCTGATTGCTTGATTAGAAATCCACCAATGGCAAGAAGAAGGCAAACAAGAGAAACAAATATCCATTTCTTTGATTTTGTATTTGGTATGCTTTTTGTCATATAGAGTCACCACGCTTTAATTCTAGGTTGTATAGGATAATAAAAAGAAAATACCAATAAGCATTGGTATTTTCCTTTTTTATTATTTATCAACTGTAACTTGTCCTTGTTCAAGGATGCTATCTTTTACCACAGAAGATTTCTTTCCATCAAGAGAAAGTTTGAAGCTTGGAGCGAATGTTGATTTATGATCTGCAAAGTATCCTCTGTTTGTCATATAGCTTGTGACAACAACATCGTCGCTGTTCTTTTGAGGAATTGCATAGTGAGCATAGTTCCAAGTGACATCGTTCGGATCAAGGTCTTGATGTAGAACAATTCCTGTTTTGTTCATTGGTTTGTAAGGGCCTGTTAGAGAGTTAGAAACATATCCTAGCATATAGATGTCTTGATCATCTATGCCGTCAATCGTCATTTTAGATCCACGACTGCTTGTGAATAAGTACCATTTTCCATCTTTTTTGAAGATGTTTGGACGCTCAATTTCATCTGTTACTGTATTCGAAGTGATTAATGGTTTCATAACTTTTTTAAGCGTATAATCGTCATTAATTTCAATGATTCCAATCGCACCGTTTGCTAATTCAGCATATTCTTTTTTAGGACTTTGTAATAGTTTACTTTTTTCATCTTGGAAGAAGGCATTGCTCTTACTATAGTAAGCTCTGTTGTATAAAGAGTCTTCTCCTTGATAGCCTGTATCCTTTCCTGTATTAGCTTCAAATACAAGGTATTTATGGCCATTGTCTTCAACATAGTGAGGATCTCTAAGCGTGTGGTTATCTTTAAAATCTACATTACCTTTGCTAAAAGCTTGTTCAACCTGTTGGTAAATCGATCCATCCCCGTCAAAGATTGATTTGTGATCTTCTACACCGTCGAC is a genomic window containing:
- a CDS encoding glycoside hydrolase family 68 protein — encoded protein: MNFKSLAKKAGVITLSTAILAGGSGAIAHAAPKTAQDHNEDYGFSHMTRLDMKNMINQHGNSNFTVPQFDASKIKNIPAATKVDENGNKIEMDVWDTWPLQNADGTVAEYKGYNIVFGLAGDPKNANDTFIYMFYKKVGDNSLAAWKNAGRVFDDSDKYKANDENLKDQAEEWSGSATFTSDGEIRLFYTNRTGFDESKNLFGKQTLTTAQVYVSEEQNGTLNVDGVEDHKSIFDGDGSIYQQVEQAFSKGNVDFKDNHTLRDPHYVEDNGHKYLVFEANTGKDTGYQGEDSLYNRAYYSKSNAFFQDEKSKLLQSPKKEYAELANGAIGIIEINDDYTLKKVMKPLITSNTVTDEIERPNIFKKDGKWYLFTSSRGSKMTIDGIDDQDIYMLGYVSNSLTGPYKPMNKTGIVLHQDLDPNDVTWNYAHYAIPQKNSDDVVVTSYMTNRGYFADHKSTFAPSFKLSLDGKKSSVVKDSILEQGQVTVDK